A single region of the Streptomyces sp. NBC_01803 genome encodes:
- a CDS encoding DNA gyrase/topoisomerase IV subunit A, with protein sequence MARRSTKSPPPEAFEERILDIDVVDEMQGSFLEYAYSVIYSRALPDARDGMKPVHRRILYQMHDMGLRPERGYVKCARVVGEVMGKLHPHGDTAIYDALVRMAQPFSMRLPLVDGHGNFGSLGNDDPPAAMRYTECRSAPAAGLMVESIDEDTVDFAPNYDGSEQEPVALPAAYPNLLVNGASGIAVGMATNMPPHNLTEVIAAARHLIRYPNADLAALMRFVPGPDLPTGGQVVGLDGIRDAYETGRGTFRMRATVTVDKVTARRRGLVVTELPFMVGPEKVIAKIKDLVNAKRLQGIADVKDLTDREHGLRLVIEVKNGFNPEAVLAQLYKLTPMEETFGINNVALVDGQPLTMGLRELLEVYVDHRFEVVRRRSEFRRRKRRDRLHLVEGLLVALVDIDEVIRIIRSSDNAAAAKESLIARFGLSETQTQYILDTPLRRLTRFDRLELESERDRLTGEIEELTRILDSDAELRKLVSAELSEVAKKYGTPRRTRLLESEGDRAEAVPLEVSDDPCRVLLSSTGLLARTADGDMSFESGGRRGKHDVIVSAVPSTTRGEVGAVTSTGRLLRLAVVDLPPLPRGASAPSLAGGAQLSEFLSLGADERVVCLTTLDESSPGLAIGTEQGVVKRVVPDYPANKEELEVITLKEGDRIVGAAELHTGEEDLVFITSDAQLLRYPASQVRPQGRPAGGMTGVKLAEGARVISFTAIDPAGDAVVVTVAGGSGTLDDSLGTAKLTPLDQYPRKGRATGGVRCQRFLKGEDRLTFAWAGAVPARAATAAGAPVDLPEPDPRRDGSGTPLAKAIAVIAGPG encoded by the coding sequence ATGGCCCGCCGCAGCACGAAGTCCCCGCCTCCCGAGGCATTCGAGGAGCGCATCCTCGACATCGACGTCGTCGACGAGATGCAGGGCTCCTTCCTGGAGTACGCCTATTCCGTCATCTACTCCCGGGCGCTGCCGGACGCGCGGGACGGCATGAAGCCGGTGCACCGCCGGATCCTCTACCAGATGCACGACATGGGGCTGCGGCCCGAGCGCGGCTATGTGAAGTGCGCCCGCGTGGTCGGCGAGGTGATGGGCAAGCTGCATCCGCACGGGGACACCGCGATCTACGACGCGCTGGTGCGGATGGCCCAGCCGTTCTCGATGCGACTGCCCCTGGTGGACGGCCATGGGAACTTCGGTTCGCTGGGGAACGACGATCCACCCGCCGCCATGCGGTACACGGAGTGCCGGTCCGCGCCGGCGGCCGGGCTGATGGTGGAGTCGATCGACGAGGACACGGTCGATTTCGCGCCCAACTACGACGGCAGCGAACAGGAGCCGGTGGCGCTGCCCGCCGCCTATCCGAACCTGCTGGTGAACGGGGCGAGCGGGATCGCGGTCGGCATGGCGACGAACATGCCACCGCACAACTTGACGGAAGTCATCGCGGCGGCCCGGCATCTGATCCGGTATCCGAACGCCGACCTGGCCGCGCTGATGCGCTTCGTGCCCGGGCCGGATCTGCCGACCGGCGGCCAGGTCGTCGGGCTCGACGGGATCAGGGACGCCTACGAGACGGGCCGGGGCACGTTCCGGATGCGGGCCACGGTGACGGTGGACAAGGTCACCGCCCGGCGGCGCGGACTGGTGGTGACGGAGCTGCCGTTCATGGTCGGCCCGGAGAAGGTCATCGCCAAGATCAAGGACCTGGTCAACGCGAAGCGGCTGCAGGGCATCGCGGACGTCAAGGACCTGACCGACCGGGAGCACGGGCTGCGCCTGGTCATCGAGGTGAAGAACGGCTTCAACCCCGAGGCGGTGCTGGCCCAGCTCTACAAGCTGACGCCGATGGAGGAGACCTTCGGCATCAACAACGTGGCGCTGGTGGACGGCCAGCCGCTGACGATGGGCCTGCGGGAGCTCCTGGAGGTCTATGTCGACCACCGCTTCGAAGTGGTGCGGCGGCGCAGCGAGTTCCGCCGCCGCAAGCGGCGGGACCGGCTGCACCTGGTCGAGGGTCTGCTCGTCGCGCTGGTCGACATCGACGAAGTCATCCGGATCATCCGCTCCAGCGACAACGCGGCGGCGGCCAAGGAGTCCCTCATCGCGCGCTTCGGGCTCTCCGAGACGCAGACGCAGTACATCCTGGACACGCCGCTGCGGCGGCTGACGCGGTTCGACCGGCTGGAGCTGGAGTCGGAGCGCGACCGGCTGACCGGGGAGATCGAGGAGCTGACCCGGATTCTCGACTCGGACGCGGAGCTGCGGAAGCTGGTCTCCGCGGAGCTGTCCGAGGTCGCCAAGAAGTACGGCACGCCGCGCCGCACGCGGCTGCTGGAGTCCGAGGGCGACCGGGCCGAGGCGGTGCCGCTGGAGGTCTCCGACGACCCGTGTCGCGTGCTGCTGTCCTCCACCGGGCTGCTGGCGCGGACGGCGGACGGCGACATGTCGTTCGAGAGCGGCGGCAGGAGAGGCAAGCACGATGTGATCGTCTCCGCGGTGCCGTCCACCACGCGGGGCGAGGTCGGCGCGGTGACGTCGACGGGCCGGCTGCTGCGGCTGGCCGTGGTGGACCTGCCCCCGCTCCCGCGCGGCGCGTCGGCGCCGAGTCTGGCGGGCGGGGCGCAGCTCTCGGAGTTCCTGTCGCTGGGGGCCGACGAGCGGGTGGTCTGCCTGACCACCCTGGACGAGTCCTCCCCCGGCCTGGCCATCGGCACCGAGCAGGGCGTGGTCAAACGGGTGGTGCCGGACTACCCGGCGAACAAGGAGGAGCTGGAGGTCATCACCCTGAAGGAGGGTGACCGGATCGTGGGCGCGGCCGAGCTGCACACCGGCGAGGAGGACCTCGTCTTCATCACCAGCGACGCGCAGTTGCTGCGGTACCCAGCCTCGCAGGTCCGCCCCCAGGGCCGGCCGGCGGGCGGTATGACGGGGGTCAAGCTCGCCGAGGGCGCGCGAGTCATCTCGTTCACGGCCATCGATCCGGCGGGCGACGCGGTTGTGGTCACGGTGGCGGGCGGCAGCGGCACGCTGGACGACTCGCTGGGGACGGCCAAGCTCACACCGCTCGACCAGTATCCCCGCAAGGGGCGGGCCACGGGCGGGGTCCGCTGCCAGCGGTTCCTGAAGGGCGAGGACCGGCTGACGTTCGCCTGGGCCGGGGCCGTGCCCGCGCGAGCGGCCACGGCCGCCGGCGCCCCGGTGGACCTGCCGGAGCCCGATCCGCGCCGGGACGGCTCGGGGACGCCGCTGGCGAAGGCGATCGCGGTGATCGCCGGGCCGGGGTAG
- a CDS encoding CobW family GTP-binding protein: protein MVSGRIPVIVLAGFLGVGKTTLLNHLLRNREGVRIGAVVNDFGSIPVDAMLVAGQVDAMASFGNGCLCCAVDTEDLDAALERLARPDAGIDLIVVEASGLAEPPVLIRMILACENPRIVYGGLVQVVDAAEPDRSRHLGAADLLVLNKTDRVDAARRGVLSAGLRERAGGVPVVEAVHGRVDPGLFFDRSDTADTADTADTAVPRTGARQLSFADLAADENDDPGEHLHTAYDSVAFTTDRPLGPRRLMRFLDSRPTGLYRIKGFVSFGAERLTLHAVGRFLRFYPAPTDGPTTELVLIGAGVDAEALRKELADCVAADGEPADDGMAEVRRFLDDPDDIGEDPV from the coding sequence ATGGTCAGCGGCCGGATTCCGGTCATCGTGCTCGCCGGCTTCCTGGGGGTGGGGAAGACGACGCTTCTCAACCACCTGCTGCGCAACCGCGAGGGGGTCCGGATCGGGGCCGTCGTCAACGACTTCGGCAGCATCCCGGTCGACGCCATGCTGGTGGCCGGACAGGTGGACGCCATGGCGTCGTTCGGGAACGGCTGCCTGTGCTGCGCCGTCGACACCGAGGATCTGGACGCGGCGCTGGAACGGCTGGCGCGGCCCGACGCGGGGATCGACCTCATCGTCGTCGAGGCCAGCGGACTGGCCGAGCCGCCCGTGCTGATCAGGATGATCCTGGCCTGCGAGAACCCGCGCATCGTCTACGGCGGGCTCGTTCAGGTCGTGGACGCCGCCGAGCCGGACCGGAGCCGCCACCTGGGCGCCGCCGACCTCCTGGTGCTCAACAAGACCGACCGGGTCGACGCCGCCCGGCGCGGCGTCCTGTCGGCCGGGCTGCGGGAGCGGGCCGGTGGCGTCCCCGTCGTGGAGGCCGTGCACGGGCGCGTCGACCCCGGCCTGTTCTTCGACCGGTCGGACACGGCGGACACGGCGGACACGGCGGACACGGCGGTGCCTCGGACCGGCGCGCGGCAGCTCTCGTTCGCCGACCTGGCGGCCGACGAGAACGACGACCCCGGCGAGCACCTCCACACCGCCTACGACAGCGTGGCGTTCACCACCGACCGGCCGCTCGGCCCGCGCCGGCTGATGCGCTTTCTGGACAGCAGGCCGACCGGGCTCTACCGGATCAAGGGCTTCGTCTCCTTCGGCGCTGAACGGCTCACCCTGCACGCCGTCGGCCGGTTCCTGCGGTTCTACCCGGCCCCCACCGATGGCCCGACCACCGAGCTGGTCCTGATCGGCGCCGGCGTCGACGCCGAGGCGCTCCGCAAGGAGCTGGCCGACTGCGTCGCGGCGGACGGCGAGCCCGCCGACGACGGCATGGCGGAGGTCCGGCGCTTTCTGGACGATCCCGACGACATCGGCGAGGACCCCGTCTGA
- a CDS encoding sucrase ferredoxin, with the protein MSECAIISRARAEPLAGTATTARTWLLIEQPGPWGGKALTESRLDPGLGRALEAAAEGAGTGVRVALIRRPRRDGERAATRRRVWLAHTSPGAPWIRTTELGDDRAARDLLGLDFPRLGAGHHDGLWEPHRGGPLTLVCTNGKRDRCCAVLGRPLAAEIAAAGGAEVWEITHIGGHRFSPTLLTLPHGYAYGRMTAIAVKGVLAALQDGRVVTEHCRGRSTWDRPGQAAELAVRELTGEEAADALTVETGPRHGAAWSVTVVHRDGRRWRVGVAEEAADEPAPASCGAAFTPQPALVITSADPLP; encoded by the coding sequence GTGAGCGAATGTGCGATTATCTCCCGGGCGCGGGCCGAGCCCCTCGCCGGCACGGCCACCACCGCCCGGACCTGGCTGCTGATCGAGCAGCCCGGTCCCTGGGGCGGCAAGGCGCTCACCGAGAGCCGGCTCGACCCCGGCCTCGGCCGGGCCCTGGAGGCCGCCGCCGAGGGGGCCGGGACCGGCGTCCGCGTCGCGCTGATCCGCCGCCCCCGCCGGGACGGCGAGCGGGCCGCGACCCGGCGGCGGGTCTGGCTGGCGCACACCAGCCCCGGTGCCCCGTGGATCCGGACCACCGAGCTCGGCGACGACCGCGCCGCGCGCGACCTGCTCGGCCTCGACTTCCCCCGTCTCGGCGCCGGTCACCACGACGGCCTGTGGGAGCCCCACCGGGGCGGTCCGCTGACGCTGGTGTGCACCAACGGCAAGCGCGACCGCTGCTGCGCGGTCCTCGGCCGCCCGCTGGCCGCCGAGATCGCCGCGGCCGGCGGCGCGGAGGTCTGGGAGATCACCCACATCGGCGGCCACCGCTTCTCCCCGACCCTGCTGACGCTCCCGCACGGCTACGCCTATGGCCGGATGACGGCGATCGCCGTCAAGGGCGTGCTGGCCGCCCTCCAGGACGGCCGGGTGGTGACGGAGCACTGCCGTGGCCGGTCCACCTGGGACCGTCCGGGCCAGGCCGCCGAGCTGGCGGTGCGGGAGCTGACCGGCGAGGAGGCCGCCGACGCCCTGACCGTGGAGACGGGGCCGCGGCACGGCGCGGCCTGGTCGGTGACCGTCGTGCACCGGGACGGCCGCCGCTGGCGGGTCGGGGTCGCCGAGGAGGCCGCCGACGAGCCGGCGCCCGCGAGCTGCGGCGCCGCGTTCACGCCTCAGCCCGCGCTGGTGATCACCTCCGCCGACCCGCTCCCCTGA
- a CDS encoding DNA gyrase/topoisomerase IV subunit B: MTADTSVPSTALLTGSDPGGNYTARHLLVLEGLEAVRKRPGMYIGSTDSRGLMHCLWEIIDNAVDEALGGHCDHIDVLLGEDGSVEVRDNGRGIPVDIEPKTGLSGVEVVMTKLHAGGKFGGGSYAASGGLHGVGASVVNALSARLDVEVDRGGRTHTISFRRGTPGIFTESGPDAPFDPAGGLLTGKKIPRTRTGTRVRYWADRQIFLKDAKLSLETLYARARQTAFLVPGLTIVVRDERGVEGAEPSEEVFRYDGGIGEFCEYLAPDKPVSDVLRLQGEGAFKETVPVLDDRGHMIPTEVKRDLYVDVALRWGTGYDTTLKSFVNIIATPKGGTHIAGFERAVRTTVNEVLRATKLLRVAEDDITKDDALEGMTAVVTVRLAEPQFEGQTKEVLGTSAASRIVAAVVAKELKTFLTSTRRDAKQQARAVLDKVVAAARTRIAARQHKEAQRRKTALESSALPAKLADCRSDEVERSELFIVEGDSALGTAKLARNSEFQALLPIRGKILNVQKSSVSDMLKNAECGAIIQVIGAGSGRTFDIDQARYGRVIFLADADVDGAHIRCLLLTLFQRYMRPMVEQGRVFSAVPPLHRVELSNPKKGQDKYLYTYSDGELRETLRDLDRRGVRYKDSIQRYKGLGEMDADQLAETTMDPRKRTLRRINIGDLDAAEEAFSLLMGNEVAPRREFIANAAATLDRSRIDT; the protein is encoded by the coding sequence GTGACCGCCGACACGTCCGTGCCATCTACCGCACTGCTGACCGGATCCGATCCTGGAGGCAACTACACCGCCCGGCACCTGCTGGTTCTGGAGGGGCTGGAGGCGGTGCGCAAGCGCCCCGGGATGTACATCGGGTCGACGGACAGCCGCGGCCTGATGCACTGCCTGTGGGAAATCATCGACAACGCCGTCGATGAGGCGCTCGGCGGCCACTGCGACCACATCGATGTCCTGCTCGGCGAGGACGGCTCGGTGGAGGTGCGGGACAACGGGCGCGGCATCCCCGTCGACATCGAGCCGAAGACCGGTCTGTCCGGCGTCGAGGTCGTGATGACCAAGCTCCACGCGGGCGGGAAGTTCGGCGGCGGGTCCTACGCGGCCTCCGGCGGCCTGCACGGGGTCGGCGCCTCGGTGGTGAACGCCCTCTCCGCCCGGCTCGACGTGGAGGTCGACCGCGGCGGGCGCACCCACACGATCAGCTTCCGGCGCGGCACCCCCGGCATCTTCACCGAGTCCGGTCCGGACGCCCCCTTCGACCCGGCCGGCGGACTGCTCACCGGCAAGAAGATCCCCAGGACGCGCACCGGCACCCGCGTGCGGTACTGGGCGGACCGGCAGATCTTCCTCAAGGACGCCAAGCTCTCCCTGGAGACCCTGTACGCCCGCGCCCGCCAGACGGCCTTCCTGGTCCCCGGGCTGACGATCGTGGTGCGCGACGAGCGCGGCGTGGAGGGCGCGGAGCCGTCCGAGGAGGTCTTCCGCTACGACGGCGGCATCGGCGAGTTCTGCGAGTACCTGGCGCCGGACAAGCCCGTCTCGGACGTGCTGCGGCTCCAGGGCGAGGGAGCGTTCAAGGAGACCGTCCCGGTCCTCGACGACCGCGGCCACATGATCCCCACCGAGGTCAAACGCGATCTGTACGTCGATGTCGCGCTGCGCTGGGGCACCGGCTACGACACCACGCTGAAGTCCTTCGTCAACATCATCGCCACCCCCAAGGGCGGCACCCACATCGCCGGCTTCGAGCGGGCCGTCCGGACGACCGTGAACGAGGTGCTGCGCGCCACCAAGCTGCTGCGTGTCGCCGAGGACGACATCACCAAGGACGACGCCCTGGAGGGGATGACGGCCGTCGTGACGGTCCGGCTGGCCGAGCCGCAGTTCGAGGGGCAGACCAAGGAGGTGCTCGGCACCTCGGCCGCCTCCCGGATCGTGGCCGCCGTGGTGGCCAAGGAGCTCAAGACCTTCCTGACCTCCACCAGACGGGACGCCAAGCAGCAGGCCCGCGCGGTCCTGGACAAGGTCGTGGCGGCGGCCCGCACCCGGATCGCCGCCCGGCAGCACAAGGAGGCCCAGCGGCGCAAGACGGCCCTGGAGTCGTCGGCGCTGCCGGCGAAGCTCGCCGACTGCCGCAGCGACGAGGTGGAGCGCAGCGAGCTGTTCATCGTGGAGGGCGACAGCGCCCTGGGCACGGCCAAGCTCGCGCGGAACTCGGAGTTCCAGGCGCTGCTGCCGATCCGTGGCAAGATCCTGAACGTTCAGAAGTCGTCGGTGTCCGACATGCTGAAGAACGCCGAGTGCGGAGCGATCATCCAGGTGATAGGAGCCGGTTCCGGGCGGACCTTCGACATCGACCAGGCGCGGTACGGCAGGGTGATCTTCCTCGCCGACGCCGATGTGGACGGCGCGCACATCCGCTGCCTGCTGCTGACTCTCTTCCAGCGCTACATGCGGCCCATGGTCGAGCAGGGCCGGGTCTTCTCGGCCGTCCCGCCGCTGCACCGTGTCGAGCTGAGCAATCCGAAGAAGGGCCAGGACAAGTACTTGTACACGTACTCGGACGGCGAGCTGCGGGAGACCCTGCGGGACTTGGACCGCCGGGGCGTGCGGTACAAGGACTCGATCCAGCGCTACAAGGGCCTCGGCGAGATGGACGCCGACCAGCTCGCGGAGACCACGATGGATCCGCGCAAGCGGACGCTGCGCCGGATCAACATCGGCGACCTGGACGCCGCGGAGGAGGCGTTCAGTCTCCTGATGGGCAACGAGGTGGCGCCGCGCCGCGAGTTCATCGCCAACGCGGCGGCGACCCTGGACCGCTCCCGTATCGACACCTGA
- a CDS encoding DUF7455 domain-containing protein, with translation MTTVLTPATPLTAGDRCDRCGAQAYLRVVLANGGELLFCAHHGRKFEPELKKIAAEIQDETEKLTATPAPVHDDER, from the coding sequence GTGACTACTGTTCTGACCCCCGCGACCCCACTGACGGCCGGGGACCGCTGCGACCGCTGTGGTGCCCAGGCGTATCTCCGCGTGGTCCTCGCCAACGGCGGTGAGCTCCTGTTCTGCGCCCACCACGGGCGCAAGTTCGAGCCGGAGCTCAAGAAGATCGCTGCGGAGATACAGGACGAGACGGAGAAGCTCACGGCGACTCCTGCTCCCGTACACGACGACGAACGCTGA
- a CDS encoding S1 family peptidase, whose protein sequence is MRHPSRPSRTVSLSVLAAALLSWPLLSALPSQHPAAAAGAAVVGGHPASVSRSPWAVALSSRALFGDARSGQFCGGVVVGGRTVVTAAHCLTRPAPGAGRGDLRDLAVIVGRDDLNGTAGREVPVTGVWINPAYDELTNAGDLAVLTLAQPLPARFAITVADRGNPAYTAGTPADVLGWGDTAGDGSYADRLRSARVRMLDDAACADAYEADGGNAAGSRFDAESMVCAASPGGGRDACQGDSGGPLVAGGLLVGLVSWGTGCGEPGLPGVYTRGSAVAELLRAVGAGTDGLKGNGRSPRMAPG, encoded by the coding sequence ATGCGTCATCCGTCCCGGCCGTCGCGCACCGTCTCGCTGTCCGTCCTGGCCGCGGCCCTGCTGTCCTGGCCGCTCCTGTCGGCCCTCCCGTCCCAGCACCCCGCCGCCGCGGCCGGTGCCGCCGTGGTCGGCGGTCATCCGGCTTCGGTGTCCCGCAGCCCGTGGGCGGTGGCGCTGAGCAGTCGCGCGCTGTTCGGAGACGCCCGTTCGGGTCAGTTCTGCGGCGGGGTGGTCGTCGGCGGTCGCACGGTCGTGACCGCCGCGCACTGCCTGACCCGGCCCGCGCCCGGCGCCGGGCGCGGGGACCTGCGCGATCTGGCGGTGATCGTCGGCCGGGACGACCTGAACGGCACGGCCGGCCGCGAGGTGCCGGTGACTGGGGTGTGGATCAATCCGGCCTACGACGAGCTGACGAACGCCGGCGATCTCGCCGTGCTCACGCTCGCTCAGCCGCTTCCGGCGCGGTTCGCCATCACCGTGGCAGATCGGGGGAATCCCGCCTACACGGCGGGCACGCCGGCCGACGTCCTCGGCTGGGGGGACACCGCCGGAGACGGCAGCTATGCCGACCGGCTGCGCTCGGCCCGGGTCCGGATGCTGGACGACGCGGCCTGCGCGGACGCCTACGAGGCCGACGGCGGGAACGCGGCGGGCAGCCGTTTCGATGCGGAGTCGATGGTGTGCGCGGCGTCACCGGGTGGCGGCCGGGACGCCTGTCAAGGCGACAGCGGCGGCCCGCTGGTGGCCGGCGGGCTGCTGGTCGGCCTGGTCTCGTGGGGGACGGGCTGCGGCGAGCCCGGCCTCCCCGGTGTCTACACGCGCGGCTCCGCGGTCGCCGAGCTGCTGCGCGCGGTCGGTGCCGGAACCGACGGTCTCAAAGGCAACGGGCGGTCACCCCGGATGGCACCGGGGTGA
- a CDS encoding RNA polymerase sigma factor, whose amino-acid sequence MFVSASTSRTLPAEIAESNSVMALIERGKAEGQIAGDDVRRAFEADEIPSTQWKNVLRSLNQILDEEGVTLMVSAAEAPKRTRKSVAAKTTAKRTATKTVAAKTTPAKATATAHPEDPPVDVEGAEIADGGPLSDAEAARPEARKSAAAKKAPVKKAAAKKAPAKKAAAKKTAAPGKKTDSKKEIVDEFLEGEEEGPEEPAERAVRGATPGEGPDGKPENEGFILSDEDEDDAPAQQVAAAGATADPVKDYLKQIGKVPLLNAEQEVELAKRIEAGLFAEDKLASSDKIAPKLRRELEIISEDGRRAKNHLLEANLRLVVSLAKRYTGRGMLFLDLIQEGNLGLIRAVEKFDYTKGYKFSTYATWWIRQAITRAMADQARTIRIPVHMVEVINKLARVQRQMLQDLGREPTPEELAKELDMTPEKVVEVQKYGREPISLHTPLGEDGDSEFGDLIEDSEAVVPADAVSFTLLQEQLHSVLDTLSEREAGVVSMRFGLTDGQPKTLDEIGKVYGVTRERIRQIESKTMSKLRHPSRSQVLRDYLD is encoded by the coding sequence TTGTTCGTGTCGGCCAGCACTTCCCGTACTCTCCCCGCAGAGATCGCCGAGTCCAATTCTGTGATGGCGCTCATCGAACGGGGAAAGGCCGAGGGGCAGATCGCCGGCGATGACGTGCGCCGGGCCTTCGAGGCTGACGAGATCCCGTCAACCCAGTGGAAGAACGTTCTGCGCAGCCTCAACCAGATCCTCGACGAGGAGGGCGTGACGCTGATGGTGAGTGCCGCCGAGGCGCCCAAGCGCACCCGGAAGAGTGTCGCCGCGAAGACGACGGCCAAGCGGACAGCGACCAAGACGGTCGCGGCGAAGACCACGCCCGCCAAGGCCACCGCGACGGCTCACCCCGAGGACCCACCCGTCGACGTCGAGGGCGCCGAGATCGCCGACGGCGGACCGCTGAGCGACGCCGAGGCCGCGAGGCCCGAGGCGCGCAAGTCGGCGGCGGCGAAGAAGGCGCCCGTCAAGAAGGCCGCCGCGAAGAAGGCCCCGGCCAAGAAGGCCGCCGCGAAGAAGACCGCGGCCCCGGGCAAGAAGACGGACTCGAAGAAGGAGATCGTCGACGAGTTCCTTGAGGGCGAGGAGGAAGGTCCGGAGGAGCCCGCCGAGCGGGCCGTCCGGGGCGCCACTCCCGGCGAGGGACCCGACGGCAAGCCCGAGAACGAGGGCTTCATCCTCTCCGACGAGGACGAGGACGACGCGCCGGCTCAGCAGGTCGCGGCGGCCGGCGCCACCGCCGACCCGGTCAAGGACTACCTGAAGCAGATCGGCAAGGTGCCGCTGCTCAACGCCGAGCAGGAGGTCGAGCTCGCCAAGCGCATCGAGGCGGGGCTCTTCGCCGAGGACAAGCTGGCCAGCTCCGACAAGATCGCTCCCAAGCTCAGGCGCGAGCTGGAGATCATCTCCGAGGACGGCCGCCGCGCGAAGAACCACCTGCTGGAGGCCAACCTCCGCCTCGTGGTCTCGCTCGCCAAGCGGTACACCGGCCGCGGCATGCTCTTCCTGGACCTGATCCAGGAGGGCAACCTGGGTCTGATCCGGGCCGTCGAGAAGTTCGACTACACCAAGGGCTACAAGTTCTCCACGTACGCCACCTGGTGGATCCGGCAGGCCATCACCCGCGCCATGGCCGACCAGGCTCGCACCATCCGTATCCCGGTGCACATGGTCGAGGTGATCAACAAGCTCGCCCGCGTCCAGCGGCAGATGCTCCAGGACCTGGGCCGCGAGCCCACCCCGGAGGAGCTCGCCAAGGAGCTCGACATGACCCCGGAGAAGGTCGTCGAGGTCCAGAAGTACGGCCGTGAGCCGATCTCGCTGCACACCCCGCTCGGCGAGGACGGCGACAGCGAGTTCGGTGACCTCATCGAGGACTCCGAGGCCGTCGTCCCGGCGGACGCCGTGAGCTTCACCCTGCTGCAGGAGCAGCTCCACTCGGTGCTGGACACCCTCAGCGAGCGCGAGGCCGGTGTGGTCTCGATGCGCTTCGGGCTCACCGACGGCCAGCCCAAGACGCTGGACGAGATCGGCAAGGTCTACGGCGTGACGCGCGAGCGCATCCGTCAGATCGAGTCGAAGACCATGTCCAAGCTCCGCCACCCCTCTCGCTCGCAGGTCCTCCGGGACTATTTGGACTGA
- a CDS encoding FadR/GntR family transcriptional regulator produces MLFTKDLKVPTGAADKGGVTTLAHSMMTPTRSTDPGRGGPSELDRYSYAESTGAARTTNAPAWDGDPDMGRVGRRAAGTRGRGLHGQLVQQLGQMIVSGDLGADRPLVPEEIGQRFEVSRTVVRESLRVLEAKGLVSARPNVGTRVRPVGDWNLLDPDIIEWRAFGPQREDQRRELSELRLTIEPLAARLAAADATDEVQQRLGDMVDIMTHALAQGDALTFSRADAEFHGLMLQAAGNRMLEHLSGIIGAALQVSGGASSGCEHPTEASIALHQRIVDAIGSGEPTTAETAMRHLLSFSPETAAPVAGPAPAGADHVVPAPREH; encoded by the coding sequence GTGCTTTTCACCAAAGACCTCAAGGTGCCAACGGGCGCCGCCGACAAAGGAGGCGTGACTACCCTTGCGCACTCCATGATGACCCCCACTCGTTCCACCGACCCGGGCCGCGGCGGCCCCAGCGAGCTCGACCGGTACTCCTACGCCGAATCCACCGGCGCCGCCCGCACCACCAACGCGCCCGCCTGGGACGGCGACCCGGACATGGGCCGCGTCGGCCGCCGGGCCGCCGGCACCCGCGGCCGCGGCCTGCACGGGCAACTTGTGCAGCAGCTCGGGCAGATGATCGTCTCCGGCGATCTGGGCGCCGACCGGCCGCTCGTCCCCGAGGAGATCGGCCAGCGCTTCGAGGTCTCCCGCACCGTTGTTCGCGAGTCCCTGCGCGTGCTGGAGGCCAAGGGCCTCGTCAGCGCCCGCCCCAACGTCGGCACCCGGGTCCGCCCCGTCGGCGACTGGAACCTGCTCGACCCCGACATCATCGAATGGCGCGCCTTCGGGCCGCAGCGCGAGGATCAGCGCCGCGAGCTGAGCGAGCTGCGCCTCACCATCGAGCCCCTCGCCGCCCGGCTCGCGGCGGCCGACGCCACCGACGAGGTCCAGCAGCGCCTCGGCGACATGGTCGACATCATGACCCACGCCCTGGCCCAGGGGGACGCCCTCACCTTTTCCCGCGCCGACGCCGAGTTCCACGGGTTGATGCTGCAGGCCGCGGGCAACCGCATGCTGGAGCACCTCTCCGGCATCATCGGCGCGGCTCTCCAGGTCTCCGGTGGCGCCTCCTCCGGATGCGAGCACCCCACCGAGGCGTCCATCGCTCTGCACCAGCGCATCGTCGACGCGATCGGGTCCGGCGAGCCGACGACCGCCGAGACCGCGATGCGGCACCTTCTCAGCTTTTCCCCCGAGACCGCGGCCCCGGTCGCCGGACCGGCCCCGGCAGGTGCCGACCATGTGGTTCCCGCTCCGCGCGAGCACTGA